A portion of the Mustela erminea isolate mMusErm1 chromosome 19, mMusErm1.Pri, whole genome shotgun sequence genome contains these proteins:
- the FAM83E gene encoding protein FAM83E: MAASQLAALEGEESGAGGLPLTEASPGFLYSEGQRLALEALLSKGVEAFEACLQREGLRPFLSGEELQSLVAAAEDWTASKQPPSRAAEGAPATDRDSGSLTYWPGHSEELVPTLRLGWPEDLAWKGITRAQLYTQPPEEGHPPLKELVRREIQAACKLVAVVMDIFTDPDLLLDLVDAATRRWVPVYLLLDHQRLPAFLTLAQQLGVNPWGTENLDIRVAWGCSFQSRWRRQVSGNVREKFVLLDGHRVISGSYSFTWSDSRLHRGLVTLLTGDIADAFSREFRTLYAASSPLPAAPTQCPFVSTVGGLRLAHSPHRVAHRRSVAPMSPPPHDGPLAQRLATCRVFEGDRQETPAAPGPALSDVLRSVQRARTPSGPPARPSRSLWDLSRLSQLSSSSDGDSEFKTSWGSKDTPAKALMRQRGTGGAPRGETEPRPLSQSQPWGGTLPLHPALRLRYLSPTRRRFGADTASKLLERQGSQQPDRAAQAGLRGQPR, encoded by the exons atggcagcctcccagttgGCGGCACTGGAAGGAGAGGAGTCAGGGGCCGGGGGACTGCCCTTGACCGAGGCCAGCCCCGGCTTCCTGTATTCTGAGGGCCAGCGGCTGGCGCTGGaggctctgctgagcaagggTGTGGAGGCGTTCGAGGCCTGCCTGCAGCGTGAGGGGCTGCGGCCCTTCCTGAGCGGGGAAGAGCTCCAGAGCCTGGTGGCGGCGGCTGAGGACTGGACTGCATCCAAGCAGCCACCCagcagggcagcagagggagcccCTGCCACCGATCGGGACTCCGGCAGCCTGACTTACTGGCCAGGACATTCAGAGGAGCTGGTGCCCACGCTGCGCCTGGGCTGGCCAGAGGATCTGGCCTGGAAGGGAATCACCCGGGCTCAGCTGTACACTCAGCCCCCCGAAGAGGGCCACCCACCCCTCAAGGAGCTGGTGCGCCGGGAAATCCAGGCTGCCTGCAAG ctaGTGGCCGTGGTCATGGACATCTTCACTGACCCAGACCTGCTTCTGGACCTGGTAGACGCCGCCACACGTCGCTGGGTGCCTGTCTACCTGCTTCTGGACCACCAGCGGCTGCCTGCCTTCCTGACACTGGCCCAGCAGCTGGGGGTGAACCCCTGGGGCACCGAG AACCTAGATATCCGTGTCGCGTGGGGCTGCAGTTTCCAGAGCCGCTGGCGACGGCAGGTGAGCGGCAATGTGCGGGAGAAGTTTGTGCTGCTGGACGGCCACAGGGTCATCTCCGGATCCTACAG CTTCACATGGAGTGACTCTCGTCTGCACCGTGGCCTGGTGACCCTGCTGACCGGCGACATTGCTGATGCCTTTAGCCGAGAGTTCCGGACACTGTACGCGGCCTCCTCGCCGCTCCCGGCTGCGCCCACCCAGTGCCCCTTTGTCAGCACCGTGGGGGGGCTGCGGCTGGCTCACAGCCCCCACCGCGTGGCCCACCGCCGCTCTGTGGCCCCCATGTCACCGCCGCCACACGACGGTCCGCTGGCCCAACGCTTGGCCACCTGCCGGGTGTTTGAGGGGGACAGGCAGGAGACCCCAGCCGCCCCAGGGCCAGCGCTGAGCGATGTCCTGAGGAGTGTCCAGCGTGCCCGGACCCCCAGCGGCCCCCCAGCCCGGCCCAGCCGTTCCCTGTGGGACCTGAGCCGCCTGTCCCAGCTGTCCAGCTCCAGCGACGGGGACAGCGAG TTCAAGACGTCCTGGGGCTCCAAGGACACCCCAGCCAAGGCCCTGATGAGGCAGCGGGGCACTGGCGGGGCCCCCAGGGGTGAGACAGAGCCCCGTCCTCTGAGCCAGTCCCAGCCCTGGGGCGGCACCCTGCCCCTCCATCCTGCACTACGCCTCCGCTATCTGTCACCGACCCGAAGGAGGTTTGGTGCGGATACTGCCTCCAAACTCCTGGAACGCCAAGGCAGCCAGCAGCCAGATCGGGCTGCCCAGGCAGGACTCAGGGGGCAACCACGATAG
- the SPACA4 gene encoding sperm acrosome membrane-associated protein 4, with product MVLGWLLLLVMALPPGTTGAKDCVFCELTDSKQCPGIHMRCGDDEECFTGIGVAPGLGPIINKGCIQSTSCGHEEPVTYMGVTYTLTSTCCYGHMCNRAPNPAGRRTEGVAAGLVLGVLLLLPHLL from the coding sequence ATGGTCCTCGGCTGGCTGCTGCTTCTGGTAATGGCTCTGCCCCCGGGCACCACAGGCGCCAAGGACTGTGTGTTCTGTGAGCTGACCGACTCCAAGCAGTGTCCCGGCATCCACATGCGCTGTGGCGACGATGAGGAATGCTTCACAGGCATCGGGGTGGCCCCGGGCCTCGGCCCCATCATCAACAAAGGCTGCATACAGTCCACGTCCTGCGGTCACGAGGAGCCGGTCACCTACATGGGCGTCACCTACACGCTCACCTCCACCTGCTGCTACGGCCACATGTGTAACAGGGCCCCCAATCCCGCAGGCCGTCGGACGGAAGGGGTCGCCGCCGGCCTGGTGCTGGGcgtgctgctgctgctcccacaTTTGCTTTGA
- the RPL18 gene encoding 60S ribosomal protein L18, with protein sequence MGVDIRHNKDRKVRRKEPKSQDIYLRLLVKLYRFLARRTNSTFNQVVLKRLFMSRTNRPPLSLSRMIRKMKLPGRENKTAVVVGTITDDVRVQEVPKLKVCALRVSSRARSRILKAGGKILTFDQLALDSPKGCGTVLLSGPRKGREVYRHFGKAPGTPHSHTKPYVRSKGRKFERARGRRASRGYKN encoded by the exons ATG GGAGTCGACATCCGGCACAACAAGGACCGAAAGGTTCGGCGCAAGGAGCCCAAGAGCCAGGACATCTACCTGAGGCTGTTGGTCAAG ttGTACAGATTTCTGGCCAGACGAACCAACTCTACCTTTAACCAAGTCGTGTTGAAGAGGTTGTTCATGAGTCGCACCAACCGGccacctctgtccctctcccgGATG ATCCGGAAGATGAAGCTGCCCGGCCGGGAAAACAAAACCGCTGTGGTTGTAGGGACCATAACCGATGACGTGCGGGTCCAGGAGGTGCCCAAACTGAAG GTGTGCGCGCTGCGTGTGAGCAGCCGTGCCCGGAGCCGCATCCTCAAAGCTGGAGGCAAGATCCTCACCTTTGACCAGTTGGCCCTGGACTCCCCCAAGGGCTGTGGCACCGTCTTGCTGTCTG GGCCACGCAAGGGCCGAGAGGTGTACAGGCATTTTGGCAAGGCTCCCGGAACCCCACATAGCCACACCAA ACCCTACGTGAGATCCAAGGGCCGGAAGTTCGAGCGCGCCAGAGGCCGGAGGGCCAGCCGAGGCTACAAAAATTAA
- the SPHK2 gene encoding sphingosine kinase 2 isoform X2, with protein MNGNLEAEEQRDQRPDQELTWSWGHRPRSALDRAEAMAPPPPLPLAASTPLLHGEFGSYPARGSRLALTLTPQALHIQRLRPKPEARPRGGLVPLAEVSGCCTLRSRSPTDQAAYFCVYTYPQGRHGGRLGGQRRAARTFRADGAVTYEENRAEAQRWAITLMCLLRGLPLPGDREITPELLPKPPRLLLLVNPFGGRGLAWQWCKNHVLPMISEAGLSFNLIRTERQNHARELVQGLSLSEWDGIVTVSGDGLLFEVLNGLLDRPDWEEAVKTPVGILPCGSGNALAGAVNQHGGFEPALGVDLLLNCSLLLCRGGSRPLDLLSVTLASGSRCFSFLAVAWGFVSDVDIQSERFRALGSARFTLGTVLGLATLHTYRGRLSYLPAAVEPASPAPARGLPRAKSELTLAPAPAPAPAPAPPVAHSPLHRSVSDLPLPLPQPALTSPGSPEPLPILSLNGGGPELAGDWGGAGDAPLSPDPLLPSPPSSPKALLSPITEGVPETTASSGLAPPTPDVPGAAPGATSARGPPDHLLPPLGTPLPPGWVTLEGDFVLMLAISPSHLGADLVAAPHARFDDGLVHLCWVRAGISRAALLRLFLAMERGSHFSLGCPQLGYAAARAFRLEPLTPRGVLTVDGEQVEYGPLQAQVHPGLGTLLTGPPGRRRSREP; from the exons ATGAATGGAAACCTTGAAGCAGAGGAGCAGCGGGACCAG aggCCAGACCAGGAGCTGACCTGGAGCTGGGGCCACAGGCCTAGAAGCGCCCTGGACAGGGCCGAGGCCATGGCCCCCCCACCGCCACTGCCATTGGCCGCAAGCACCCCGCTCCTGCATGGCGAGTTTGGCTCCTACCCGGCCCGGGGCTCCCGCCTGGCCCTCACTCTCACCCCACAGGCCCTGCACATACAGCGGCTGCGCCCGAAGCCCGAAGCCCGCCCCCGGGGTGGCCTGGTCCCCCTGGCCGAGGTGTCAGGCTGCTGCACCCTGCGGAGCCGCAGCCCCACAGACCAGGCGGCCTACTTCTGCGTCTACACCTACCCGCAGGGCCGGCACGGGGGCCGCCTCGGGGGCCAGCGGAGAGCCGCCCGCACCTTTCGGGCCGACGGGGCAGTCACCTACGAGGAGAACCGCGCTGAGGCCCAGCGCTGGGCCATTACGCTCATGTGTCTGCTCCGTGGACTGCCACTGCCAGGGGACAGGG AAATCACCCCTGAGCTGCTGCCTAAGCCACCCCGATTGCTCCTATTGGTCAATCCCTTTGGGGGGCGGGGTCTGGCCTGGCAGTGGTGTAAGAACCACGTGCTGCCCATGATTTCTGAAGCCGGGCTGTCCTTCAACCTCATCCGGACAG AACGGCAGAACCACGCCCGGGAGCTGGTGCAGGGACTGAGCCTGAGTGAGTGGGATGGCATCGTCACAGTCTCGGGAGACGGGCTGCTGTTCGAG GTGCTGAACGGACTCCTAGACCGCCCTGACTGGGAAGAAGCTGTGAAGACACCCGTGGGCATCCTCCCCTGTGGCTCGGGCAATGCCCTGGCTGGAGCTGTGAACCAGCATGGGGG GTTTGAACCTGCCCTGGGTGTCGACCTGCTGCTCAACTGCTCGCTGTTGCTGTGCCGGGGGGGCAGCCGCCCATTGGACCTGCTCTCTGTGACGCTGGCCTCAGGCTCCCGCTGTTTCTCCTTCCTGGCCGTTGCCTGGGGCTTCGTGTCCGACGTGGACATCCAGAGCGAGCGCTTCAGGGCCCTGGGAAGCGCCCGCTTTACACTGGGCACGGTACTGGGCCTTGCCACCCTGCACACCTACCGCGGACGCCTCTCCTACCTCCCCGCTGCTGTAGAGCCTGCCTCTCCCGCCCCTGCCCGAGGCCTACCCCGTGCCAAGTCAGAGCTGACCCTGgcccctgccccggccccagCGCCAGCACCGGCCCCGCCTGTGGCGCACTCACCCCTGCATCGCTCGGTGTCTgacctgcctctgcccctgccccagcctgcgcTGACCTCGCCAGGCTCCCCTGAGCCCCTGCCCATCCTGTCCCTCAATGGCGGGGGCCCAGAGTTGGCTGgggactggggtggggctggagatGCCCCACTGTCCCCAGACCCGCTGCTGCCCTCACCACCTAGCTCCCCTAAGGCTTTACTGTCACCCATCACCGAGGGGGTCCCAGAAACGACAGCCTCCTCTGGGCTCGCACCTCCCACCCCTGATGTCCCGGGAGCTGCCCCGGGAGCCACCTCTGCCAGGGGCCCACCTGaccacctgctccctcctctgggcACCCCACTGCCCCCGGGCTGGGTGACGCTAGAGGGCGACTTTGTGCTCATGTTGGCCATCTCACCCAGCCACCTGGGGGCTGACCTGGTGGCAGCCCCCCATGCGCGCTTTGACGATGGCCTGGTGCACCTGTGCTGGGTGCGTGCTGGCATCTCGCGCGCGGCGCTACTGCGCCTTTTTCTGGCCATGGAGCGGGGCAGCCACTTCAGCCTGGGCTGTCCGCAGCTGGGCTATGCTGCGGCCCGTGCCTTCCGCCTCGAGCCTCTCACGCCTCGCGGCGTGCTCACTGTGGACGGAGAGCAGGTGGAGTATGGGCCGCTGCAGGCGCAGGTGCACCCAGGCCTCGGTACGCTGCTCACCGGGCCTCCCGGCCGCCGCCGCAGTCGGGAGCCCTGA
- the SPHK2 gene encoding sphingosine kinase 2 isoform X1, giving the protein MHTLPPPLGLMGAVGADLRGRLEEDSRPDQELTWSWGHRPRSALDRAEAMAPPPPLPLAASTPLLHGEFGSYPARGSRLALTLTPQALHIQRLRPKPEARPRGGLVPLAEVSGCCTLRSRSPTDQAAYFCVYTYPQGRHGGRLGGQRRAARTFRADGAVTYEENRAEAQRWAITLMCLLRGLPLPGDREITPELLPKPPRLLLLVNPFGGRGLAWQWCKNHVLPMISEAGLSFNLIRTERQNHARELVQGLSLSEWDGIVTVSGDGLLFEVLNGLLDRPDWEEAVKTPVGILPCGSGNALAGAVNQHGGFEPALGVDLLLNCSLLLCRGGSRPLDLLSVTLASGSRCFSFLAVAWGFVSDVDIQSERFRALGSARFTLGTVLGLATLHTYRGRLSYLPAAVEPASPAPARGLPRAKSELTLAPAPAPAPAPAPPVAHSPLHRSVSDLPLPLPQPALTSPGSPEPLPILSLNGGGPELAGDWGGAGDAPLSPDPLLPSPPSSPKALLSPITEGVPETTASSGLAPPTPDVPGAAPGATSARGPPDHLLPPLGTPLPPGWVTLEGDFVLMLAISPSHLGADLVAAPHARFDDGLVHLCWVRAGISRAALLRLFLAMERGSHFSLGCPQLGYAAARAFRLEPLTPRGVLTVDGEQVEYGPLQAQVHPGLGTLLTGPPGRRRSREP; this is encoded by the exons AtgcacaccctccccccacccctgggtcTGATGGGGGCGGTTGGTGCTGACTTGAGGGGCCGCCTGGAGGAGGACTCG aggCCAGACCAGGAGCTGACCTGGAGCTGGGGCCACAGGCCTAGAAGCGCCCTGGACAGGGCCGAGGCCATGGCCCCCCCACCGCCACTGCCATTGGCCGCAAGCACCCCGCTCCTGCATGGCGAGTTTGGCTCCTACCCGGCCCGGGGCTCCCGCCTGGCCCTCACTCTCACCCCACAGGCCCTGCACATACAGCGGCTGCGCCCGAAGCCCGAAGCCCGCCCCCGGGGTGGCCTGGTCCCCCTGGCCGAGGTGTCAGGCTGCTGCACCCTGCGGAGCCGCAGCCCCACAGACCAGGCGGCCTACTTCTGCGTCTACACCTACCCGCAGGGCCGGCACGGGGGCCGCCTCGGGGGCCAGCGGAGAGCCGCCCGCACCTTTCGGGCCGACGGGGCAGTCACCTACGAGGAGAACCGCGCTGAGGCCCAGCGCTGGGCCATTACGCTCATGTGTCTGCTCCGTGGACTGCCACTGCCAGGGGACAGGG AAATCACCCCTGAGCTGCTGCCTAAGCCACCCCGATTGCTCCTATTGGTCAATCCCTTTGGGGGGCGGGGTCTGGCCTGGCAGTGGTGTAAGAACCACGTGCTGCCCATGATTTCTGAAGCCGGGCTGTCCTTCAACCTCATCCGGACAG AACGGCAGAACCACGCCCGGGAGCTGGTGCAGGGACTGAGCCTGAGTGAGTGGGATGGCATCGTCACAGTCTCGGGAGACGGGCTGCTGTTCGAG GTGCTGAACGGACTCCTAGACCGCCCTGACTGGGAAGAAGCTGTGAAGACACCCGTGGGCATCCTCCCCTGTGGCTCGGGCAATGCCCTGGCTGGAGCTGTGAACCAGCATGGGGG GTTTGAACCTGCCCTGGGTGTCGACCTGCTGCTCAACTGCTCGCTGTTGCTGTGCCGGGGGGGCAGCCGCCCATTGGACCTGCTCTCTGTGACGCTGGCCTCAGGCTCCCGCTGTTTCTCCTTCCTGGCCGTTGCCTGGGGCTTCGTGTCCGACGTGGACATCCAGAGCGAGCGCTTCAGGGCCCTGGGAAGCGCCCGCTTTACACTGGGCACGGTACTGGGCCTTGCCACCCTGCACACCTACCGCGGACGCCTCTCCTACCTCCCCGCTGCTGTAGAGCCTGCCTCTCCCGCCCCTGCCCGAGGCCTACCCCGTGCCAAGTCAGAGCTGACCCTGgcccctgccccggccccagCGCCAGCACCGGCCCCGCCTGTGGCGCACTCACCCCTGCATCGCTCGGTGTCTgacctgcctctgcccctgccccagcctgcgcTGACCTCGCCAGGCTCCCCTGAGCCCCTGCCCATCCTGTCCCTCAATGGCGGGGGCCCAGAGTTGGCTGgggactggggtggggctggagatGCCCCACTGTCCCCAGACCCGCTGCTGCCCTCACCACCTAGCTCCCCTAAGGCTTTACTGTCACCCATCACCGAGGGGGTCCCAGAAACGACAGCCTCCTCTGGGCTCGCACCTCCCACCCCTGATGTCCCGGGAGCTGCCCCGGGAGCCACCTCTGCCAGGGGCCCACCTGaccacctgctccctcctctgggcACCCCACTGCCCCCGGGCTGGGTGACGCTAGAGGGCGACTTTGTGCTCATGTTGGCCATCTCACCCAGCCACCTGGGGGCTGACCTGGTGGCAGCCCCCCATGCGCGCTTTGACGATGGCCTGGTGCACCTGTGCTGGGTGCGTGCTGGCATCTCGCGCGCGGCGCTACTGCGCCTTTTTCTGGCCATGGAGCGGGGCAGCCACTTCAGCCTGGGCTGTCCGCAGCTGGGCTATGCTGCGGCCCGTGCCTTCCGCCTCGAGCCTCTCACGCCTCGCGGCGTGCTCACTGTGGACGGAGAGCAGGTGGAGTATGGGCCGCTGCAGGCGCAGGTGCACCCAGGCCTCGGTACGCTGCTCACCGGGCCTCCCGGCCGCCGCCGCAGTCGGGAGCCCTGA
- the SPHK2 gene encoding sphingosine kinase 2 isoform X3, whose product MAPPPPLPLAASTPLLHGEFGSYPARGSRLALTLTPQALHIQRLRPKPEARPRGGLVPLAEVSGCCTLRSRSPTDQAAYFCVYTYPQGRHGGRLGGQRRAARTFRADGAVTYEENRAEAQRWAITLMCLLRGLPLPGDREITPELLPKPPRLLLLVNPFGGRGLAWQWCKNHVLPMISEAGLSFNLIRTERQNHARELVQGLSLSEWDGIVTVSGDGLLFEVLNGLLDRPDWEEAVKTPVGILPCGSGNALAGAVNQHGGFEPALGVDLLLNCSLLLCRGGSRPLDLLSVTLASGSRCFSFLAVAWGFVSDVDIQSERFRALGSARFTLGTVLGLATLHTYRGRLSYLPAAVEPASPAPARGLPRAKSELTLAPAPAPAPAPAPPVAHSPLHRSVSDLPLPLPQPALTSPGSPEPLPILSLNGGGPELAGDWGGAGDAPLSPDPLLPSPPSSPKALLSPITEGVPETTASSGLAPPTPDVPGAAPGATSARGPPDHLLPPLGTPLPPGWVTLEGDFVLMLAISPSHLGADLVAAPHARFDDGLVHLCWVRAGISRAALLRLFLAMERGSHFSLGCPQLGYAAARAFRLEPLTPRGVLTVDGEQVEYGPLQAQVHPGLGTLLTGPPGRRRSREP is encoded by the exons ATGGCCCCCCCACCGCCACTGCCATTGGCCGCAAGCACCCCGCTCCTGCATGGCGAGTTTGGCTCCTACCCGGCCCGGGGCTCCCGCCTGGCCCTCACTCTCACCCCACAGGCCCTGCACATACAGCGGCTGCGCCCGAAGCCCGAAGCCCGCCCCCGGGGTGGCCTGGTCCCCCTGGCCGAGGTGTCAGGCTGCTGCACCCTGCGGAGCCGCAGCCCCACAGACCAGGCGGCCTACTTCTGCGTCTACACCTACCCGCAGGGCCGGCACGGGGGCCGCCTCGGGGGCCAGCGGAGAGCCGCCCGCACCTTTCGGGCCGACGGGGCAGTCACCTACGAGGAGAACCGCGCTGAGGCCCAGCGCTGGGCCATTACGCTCATGTGTCTGCTCCGTGGACTGCCACTGCCAGGGGACAGGG AAATCACCCCTGAGCTGCTGCCTAAGCCACCCCGATTGCTCCTATTGGTCAATCCCTTTGGGGGGCGGGGTCTGGCCTGGCAGTGGTGTAAGAACCACGTGCTGCCCATGATTTCTGAAGCCGGGCTGTCCTTCAACCTCATCCGGACAG AACGGCAGAACCACGCCCGGGAGCTGGTGCAGGGACTGAGCCTGAGTGAGTGGGATGGCATCGTCACAGTCTCGGGAGACGGGCTGCTGTTCGAG GTGCTGAACGGACTCCTAGACCGCCCTGACTGGGAAGAAGCTGTGAAGACACCCGTGGGCATCCTCCCCTGTGGCTCGGGCAATGCCCTGGCTGGAGCTGTGAACCAGCATGGGGG GTTTGAACCTGCCCTGGGTGTCGACCTGCTGCTCAACTGCTCGCTGTTGCTGTGCCGGGGGGGCAGCCGCCCATTGGACCTGCTCTCTGTGACGCTGGCCTCAGGCTCCCGCTGTTTCTCCTTCCTGGCCGTTGCCTGGGGCTTCGTGTCCGACGTGGACATCCAGAGCGAGCGCTTCAGGGCCCTGGGAAGCGCCCGCTTTACACTGGGCACGGTACTGGGCCTTGCCACCCTGCACACCTACCGCGGACGCCTCTCCTACCTCCCCGCTGCTGTAGAGCCTGCCTCTCCCGCCCCTGCCCGAGGCCTACCCCGTGCCAAGTCAGAGCTGACCCTGgcccctgccccggccccagCGCCAGCACCGGCCCCGCCTGTGGCGCACTCACCCCTGCATCGCTCGGTGTCTgacctgcctctgcccctgccccagcctgcgcTGACCTCGCCAGGCTCCCCTGAGCCCCTGCCCATCCTGTCCCTCAATGGCGGGGGCCCAGAGTTGGCTGgggactggggtggggctggagatGCCCCACTGTCCCCAGACCCGCTGCTGCCCTCACCACCTAGCTCCCCTAAGGCTTTACTGTCACCCATCACCGAGGGGGTCCCAGAAACGACAGCCTCCTCTGGGCTCGCACCTCCCACCCCTGATGTCCCGGGAGCTGCCCCGGGAGCCACCTCTGCCAGGGGCCCACCTGaccacctgctccctcctctgggcACCCCACTGCCCCCGGGCTGGGTGACGCTAGAGGGCGACTTTGTGCTCATGTTGGCCATCTCACCCAGCCACCTGGGGGCTGACCTGGTGGCAGCCCCCCATGCGCGCTTTGACGATGGCCTGGTGCACCTGTGCTGGGTGCGTGCTGGCATCTCGCGCGCGGCGCTACTGCGCCTTTTTCTGGCCATGGAGCGGGGCAGCCACTTCAGCCTGGGCTGTCCGCAGCTGGGCTATGCTGCGGCCCGTGCCTTCCGCCTCGAGCCTCTCACGCCTCGCGGCGTGCTCACTGTGGACGGAGAGCAGGTGGAGTATGGGCCGCTGCAGGCGCAGGTGCACCCAGGCCTCGGTACGCTGCTCACCGGGCCTCCCGGCCGCCGCCGCAGTCGGGAGCCCTGA